One segment of Cutaneotrichosporon cavernicola HIS019 DNA, chromosome: 4 DNA contains the following:
- a CDS encoding uncharacterized protein (Cryptococcal mannosyltransferase 1), whose amino-acid sequence MGFLSLPTPFRRSRRDDYEPLPRSPVPSTSSWESDESFDVAPPPRRIPLGLRDPAFLIPALVFLGAVTGLFAAFPFPTTIHAFLPLAGALAAWVAVSWTKLAVGALRAWRTPKLDVPRRRSATHLTALVACTALMGYWLSLGITPRAPVLATLAPPEDTPRYFIAANLYNNEHLLPRWTREVLRVAKHLGPERTFVSIYESNSVDATPQLLTEFGERLTAAGVAHRIVSDVTERWWPYSTSPERIRLLADARNRALEPLQSPDAAVRLPDYHSFTKVLFLNDVVFSWDSAIRLLGTSLDGEDGEDAYDLACGMDFAISGLYDTWVARDVCGAPFRIFWPYVKDEPTIRRIRNNRPFEVSACWNGIVAFPARAYLYQPTTEEKASSRLYKRGWKMIDNSTYPNSVESPTLTLPLQFRDSGVGACDHSECFLFSYDLHRLYPSPERPPRIIMNPDVRVAYRRSWYKWHNGVLRIPVVEWWLYHWSHGVPNYAVDWLVEWLSRRRDYCTWGALSPHLPARCPPLPGPRDLSWNE is encoded by the exons ATGGGgttcctctccctccccacgCCATTCAGGCGTTCGCGAAGAGACGACTATGAGCCGCTCCCTCGCTCCCCAGtcccctcaacctcgagctgggAAAGTGACGAGAGCTTTGACGTTGCCCCACCCCCCCGCCGTATCCCGCTTGGACTCCGCGaccccgccttcctcatccccgcCCTCGTCTTCTTGGGCGCCGTCACCGGCCTCTTCGCCGCtttccccttccccacaACTATACACGCTTTCCTCCCACTCGCAGGTGCACTCGCAGCATGGGTCGCAGTAAGCTGGACAAAGCTCGCAGTCGGAGCTTTACGTGCTTGGCGCACACCAAAGCTCGACGTCCCGCGCCGCAGATCAGCCACACACCTCACCGCACTCGTCGCGTGCACCGCCCTTATGGGTTACTGGCTCTCTCTTGGGATTACGCCCCGCGCCCCAGTCCTTGCCACCCTCGCGCCACCAGAGGACACGCCACGCTACTTTATCGCCGCAAACCTCTACAACAACGAGCACCTGCTTCCACGCTGGACTCGTGAGGTCCTCCGCGTCGCCAAACACT TGGGGCCCGAGCGCACATTCGTGTCCATCTACGAATCGAACTCGGTCGATGCAACTCCGCAACTGCTCACCGAGTTTGGCGAGCGGTTGACAGCAGCGGGTGTTGCTCACCGTATCGTATCGGACGTCACAGAGCGGTGGTGGCCGTACAGCACGAGCCCGGAGCGCATCCGTcttctcgccgacgcgcggaACCGTGCACTTGAGCCCCTCCAGAGCCCTGATGCCGCTGTCCGTCTCCCAGACTATCATTCGTTTACTAAGGTGCTGTTCCTGAATGACGTAGTGTTCTCCTGGGACTCTGCGATCCGCCTTCTTGGCACGAGCCTTGATggtgaggacggcgaggacgcgtaTGATCTGGCATGCGGCATGGACTTTGCCATTTCGGGCCTGTACGACACAtgggtcgcgcgcgacgtctGTGGCGCGCCGTTCCGTATCTTCTGGCCGTAtgtcaaggacgagcccACGATACGGCGCATCCGCAACAATCGCCCATTCGAAGTATCCGCCTGCTGGAATGGTATAGTCGCGTTCCCTGCACGGGCGTACCTGTACCAGCCGACGACAGAGGAGAAGGCTTCGAGCCGATTGTATAAGCGCGGTTGGAAGATGATCGACAACT CGACGTACCCAAACAGCGTCGAATCGCCGACCCTCACGCTGCCTCTGCAGTTCCGCGACTCTGGAGTTGGCGCGTGCGATCATTCCGAGTGCTTTTTGTTCTCGTATGACTTGCACAGGTTGTACCCCTCGCCCGagaggccgccgcgcatcATCATGAACCCCGACGTTCGTGTCGCGTACCGGAGAAGCTGGTATAAGTGGCACAACGGCGTGTTACGGATCCCGGTCGTCGAGTGGTGGCTCT ACCACTGGAGCCACGGCGTGCCAAATTACGCAGTCGACTGGCTGGTCGAGTGGCTCTCTCGCCGGCGCGACTACTGCACGTGGGGTGCGCTGTCGCCTCACTTGCCTGCGCGGTGCCCGCCACTTCCTGGTCCGCGCGACTTGTCGTGGAACGAGTAG
- a CDS encoding uncharacterized protein (Expressed protein) — translation MIIPPDPEKDPRLFRESTTSLVTVPEDRLVDVDTLEVNAPAHPGTAYALNPGAPVAYPYGPFGDNFSIPFDPVPPYSARRELDPVERAAYGQTAQLGRTTSRASRGSTSSSATGSSAGSSTGSSTTPTLRRYGLLRNGTRSSSTPATSGTRLNGTGTKAWEGLHVGGASRRRWLGIPIPPRPTLPMSPEAKTVWRKYKRWWIALLILVGIVLVLVVGLTAGLVLSNQKGASKGGKGDAWRNNRKGQNTTYPTTPDMNISYDPQRDGPFPADGVATQCNDFQQLNSSSALTQLAINSPFFDHYISTFSFPLDSTHNGMASLDHDLFVLANGLAATGTVEIVGSNAPSGVVYGGEEGMVKIDVLARYQSGEDLSNVARVCHLAREDGSQGVGIFTPIETDGGAPGPFLLNPMYTPAFHVIIRMPPSLIATKNDTVGYIPALSIELAQMGMRIGSLQQVVLIGDLRIQGGCRGGGIVVDYASCGTCTIIGGENTVQGTFNVTENLSINSTSGTILANVILSDPNQPGDGSATITSTIPMPHSDRRRSLTGLNKRDKKGKPPPGESFDTQSPSATADPPDHLINTTFRTNEGFIFIAFLHHSPRTALRAWVSSESGMVDVSMHPNYVGPFALENMWGSIRLPPVSTPSSPDPLNQGRSRVVIQGPVDLNSTTFVSGLNATEEITAPNSVTGAAAWAWLNNGLPSVADVQNGVEGHGSALVAVATLGDLQVTFDGT, via the coding sequence ATGATCATCCCGCCCGACCCAGAAAAGGACCCGCGCCTCTTCCGCGAGAGCACGACGTCCCTCGTCACTGTGCCCGAAGAccggctcgtcgacgtcgataCGCTCGAGGTTAACGCTCCTGCGCACCCAGGAACCGCATACGCCCTCAACCCTGGGGCACCCGTCGCGTACCCCTATGGGCCGTTCGGAGACAACTTCTCCATACCTTTCGACCCAGTTCCTCCGTACTCGGCACGCCGGGAACTAGACCccgtcgagcgcgctgcGTATGGGCAAACGGCACAGCTTGGGCGGACTACTAGCCGCGCGTCACGTGGGtcgacctcatcctcggcgacagGATCCTCCGCAGGATCATCTACAGGATCGAGCACTACACCAACACTACGACGGTACGGGCTCCTTCGAAACGGTAcgcggtcgtcgtcaacgccgGCGACATCTGGCACTCGCCTCAATGGAACAGGGACAAAGGCGTGGGAAGGCCTACACGTCGGTGGGGCATcccgacgacgatggcTTGGCATCCCGATTCCCCCGCGGCCCACCCTCCCCATGTCACCAGAGGCCAAGACGGTGTGGCGCAAATACAAACGATGGTGGATTGCGCTGCTTATTCTCGTCGGTATAGTTCTCGTGCTCGTTGTCGGTCTTACGGCCGGTCTTGTACTATCAAACCAGAAGGGCGCGTCCAAGGGAGGGAAAGGCGACGCATGGAGAAACAATCGGAAGGGACAGAACACGACGTACCCAACGACACCGGATATGAACATCTCCTACGACCCGCAGCGCGATGGACCCTTCCCGGCCGATGGCGTGGCAACGCAATGCAACGACTTCCAGCAGCTcaactcgtcgagcgcgttgACGCAACTGGCGATCAACTCGCCGTTCTTTGACCACTACATTTCGACGTTCTCGTTCCCACTCGACTCCACGCATAATGGCATGGCATCTCTCGACCACGACTTGTTTGTCCTTGCGAACGGactggcggcgacgggtACGGTTGAGATTGTCGGCTCGAATGCGCCTTCAGGCGTCGTCTacggtggtgaggagggtATGGTCAAGATTGACGTGCTCGCGCGCTATCAATCTGGCGAGGATCTCTCGAACGTGGCCCGCGTTTGCCAcctggcgcgcgaggacggATCACAGGGTGTGGGCATCTTTACGCCGATCGAGACGGATGGCGGTGCGCCAGGTCcgttcctcctcaacccGATGTACACTCCGGCGTTCCACGTAATCATCCGCATGCCCCCCAGCTTGATCGCCACGAAGAACGACACGGTGGGATACATTCCAGCGCTGAGCATCGAGCTCGCTCAGATGGGCATGCGCATTGGCAGCCTGCAGCAAGTTGTGTTGATTGGCGACCTCCGAATCCAGGGAGGGTGCAGAGGCGGTGGTATCGTTGTCGACTATGCGTCGTGCGGAACGTGTACGATCATAGGCGGCGAGAATACTGTACAAGGCACGTTCAACGTAACCGAGAACCTCTCGATCAACTCTACGAGTGGCACGATCCTTGCCAACGTCATCCTCTCTGATCCCAACCAGCCAGGCGATGGAAGTGCGACGATCACAAGTACGATCCCGATGCCGCACAGTGACCGTCGGCGCTCGCTCACAGGGCTGAACAAGCGGGATAAGAAGGGCAAGCCACCTCCTGGCGAGTCGTTCGACACACAGAGCCCGAGCGCCACTGCAGACCCACCCGACCATCTTATTAATACGACGTTCCGCACGAACGAGGGGTTCATCTTCATTGCGTTCCTCCACCACTCACCTCGCACAGCGCTGCGCGCGTGGGTGAGCAGCGAGAGTGGCATGGTCGACGTGTCGATGCACCCGAACTATGTCGGCCCGTTCGCCCTGGAGAACATGTGGGGTTCGATCCGCCTGCCGCCCGTGTCGACACCGTCGTCACCGGACCCGCTCAACCAAGGTCGCTCGCGCGTCGTGATACAGGGCCCGGTCGACCTCAACTCTACGACGTTTGTCAGCGGCCTGAATGCGACTGAGGAGATCACGGCACCGAACTCTGTCACGGGAGCTGCGGCTTGGGCGTGGCTCAATAATGGCCTGCCATCTGTTGCTGATGTGCAGAATGGTGTGGAGGGTCACGGCTCGGCGCTTGTCGCTGTAGCGACGCTGGGCGATCTGCAGGTGACGTTTGACGGGACCTAA
- a CDS encoding uncharacterized protein (Inositol phospholipid synthesis and fat-storage-inducing TM) produces MAPVNKHPTFQVGRRRRSNAAESTAADLAARRPRRLSNGSRRPPPGMLEKALERPQLLVGIVCAAVFLIGCVIAVSYDTALPTSELHHVHNHAPLRAAYFAQKRNAINVIFVKRAWAWTAAIYLLHLVTSPGTPNVPSSAASVGKINPALHSNHASSRKSRGQRLAALVLASLAWILFTAWCFGAGLGDRIIALSGGTCAVPVPKGIDISTLEHLVPDGHNMIIHATEHAPERVYLPLGHEFCCNTPLAPHTHPRLFAVLDVPLQRPRWSGGFDVSGHGFLLTLGAVVLAAEIAPSWRAALAERRGQRTRARGAKGLLHTFSTVAGTALIALWVWMLFMTAVYFHDLEEKLAGLSLGLVAATLVNLMIPGQSAPVIEFKVRGAPRRPPASLVGHDDDHSPVFSGSSSGDDTHTPLSPTPVRSPGPTVERLDTVAAREEQAQRVPVPIIREPAATIPEGKLHHE; encoded by the exons ATGGCCCCAGTCAATAAACACCCCACCTTCCAAGTCggccggcgccgacgctcCAACGCAGCCGAGAGTACCGCTGCCGACCTGGCCGCGCGTCGTCCACGACGACTTAGTAACGGGTCGCGCCGTCCACCGCCGGGCATGTTGGAGAAGGCGCTGGAACGGCCGCAGCTCTTGGTTGGGATTGTGTGTGCCGCTGTGTTTCT TATCGGCTGCGTCATCGCCGTGTCCTACGACACAGCCCTCCCGACCTCAGAACTGCACCATGTACACAACCACGCGcccctccgcgccgcctACTTCGCCCAGAAGCGCAACGCGATCAACGTCATCTTCGTGAAACGCGCCTGGGCATGGACAGCCGCCATCTACCTCCTACACCTCGTCACTTCGCCGGGCACCCCAAACgtgccctcctccgctgCGTCCGTCGGCAAAATTAACCCCGCCCTGCACAGCAACCATGCCTCCTCGCGCAAGTCGCGTGGGCAGCGCCTTGCTGCCCTAGTCCTCGCCTCACTAGCGTGGATTCTCTTTACGGCGTGGTGTTTCGGTGCGGGTCTCGGAGATAGGATCATCGCGCTCTCGGGAGGGACCTGCGCCGTCCCCGTCCCGAAGGGAATTGATATTTCGACACTagagcacctcgtccccGACGGACACAACATGATCATCCACGCGACAGAGCACGCCCCGGAGCGCGTTTACCTTCCTCTCGGGCATGAATTCTGCTGCAACACTCCGCTCGCACCACACACACATCCGCGCCTTTttgccgtccttgacgtTCCACTCCAGCGTCCTCGGTGGAGTGGCGGATTCGACGTCTCGGGACACGGGTTCCTTCTCACACTGGGCGCTGTCGTTCTCGCAGCTGAGATCGCTCCAAGTTGGCGTGCGGCGCTGGCTGAGCGTCGCGGACAgcggacgagggcgagaggggCCAAGGGGTTGCTTCACACATTTAGCACGGTGGCTGGAACCGCGCTCATCGCGCTCTGGGTGTGGATGCTCTTCATGACGGCAGTGTACTTCCATGACTTGGAGGAGAAGCTGGCCGGGTTAA gccttggcctcgtcgcggcgacgctcgtcaacctcatGATCCCCGGTCAGTCGGCCCCCGTCATCGAGTTCAAGGTGCGCGgtgcgccgcggcggccgcccGCATCACTCGTGGGCCATGATGACGACCACTCGCCTGTGTTTAGCGGCTCGAGTTCAGGCGACGACACACACACCCCCCTCTCGCCCACGCCTGTACGATCTCCGGGTCCCACGGTTGAGCGGCTCGACACAGTGGCCGCGCGAGAGGagcaggcgcagcgcgtGCCCGTGCCTATTATCCGCGAGCCGGCTGCGACGATCCCCGAGGGCAAGCTGCATCACGAGTAG
- a CDS encoding uncharacterized protein (ANTH domain): protein MPPRQDYDKIVKLACKPKNAPPKAKYLDALIAATFDDNALNDITRALSMRLRDNNPVVVFKALITLHQMMRSGASEQLLGHLARSDTLRLRNVRDMGDGAGYHPPSNLSPYAYYLDSRIRAFRDLRHDLVYLQTESNRRSTGLGANSKARRLRHLPVDQGLLREVKQVQRILDALIRCTFYDDDLRDENTVLAFRMLIKDLLVLFQAGNEGVCNILEHYFEMSKVDATDSFDIYKSFIKQTDKIVEYLAVARRLNNIVNVPVPNLKHAPTSLVKALDEYLNDPNFEENRLEYKKSLGVVEARPGDKSSAGGKRGDKKGDKKAESSKSAPTTAPPAPVANAQAKIQDFLESIENEQAHSPTSPVAGSSSINSVNMGGMGMGMGMGQFGQMPMGQMGPMGSMSTIGSMGGQMPMQMQMTGMANPFRQSTMFPQQTGFMAPQMTGFPNSQGFMQQPQQQGSFLQPQTTGFLQPSLSGSGNPMFQAQRQSTFPLASTSQPFGQMAGDGKQSSLLAQPNQNNPFPSSLQPQQTGFLQPQTTGSNPFRHSTMPQATGMASNAMMGMGGSGMVGMGGMGGMGMSHAGGMGGMGMSGAFSQPATPFGQPNLTGDNRPSSTPNVLSSAVRTDSPKPLTAQKTGSNNPFAPPGGISQPAPPMPHQPNMNEMAHQRFQAQFAAAGGLNPQQQMAQQQAQPQQQPNNDPWNFDPLSSSSSAAAKPSSAMGDIASAFAMDKQPGQDDFFSQFNSLSVMDSNANVNSGSGGFLQPQRTGVGGSAVKPFKPTSSFGAQLEQSLPPIPEPGGVTSPGANGIGNQATGFPFNSGAGPSSPGTGGATLSAQATGFPFSAGLSTLSTGFPSGLGAQSPGSAQSPTAGVPAQSTGFPFGGLHAQPTGFQPTSSFGQQLAAQHTQNPGPQLQRQNTGSNPFRGVGGPGVPGSGPFGAGSPFAGQNMFGAGQQQQQQQASLF from the exons ATGCCCCCCCGCCAGGACTATGACAAGATCGTCAAGTTGGCGTGCAAGCCCAAGAATGCGCCGCCAAAAGCCAAG TACTTGGA CGCACTCATCGCAGCCACATTCGACGACAATGCCTTGAACGACATCACGCGCGCGCTGTCAATGCGTCTGCGCGACAACAACCCCGTG GTCGTCTTCAAGGCGCTCATCACGCTGCACCAGATGATGCGCTCGGGTGCGAGCGAGCAGCTACTAGGTCACTTGGCGCGGTCGGATACACTGCGCCTCCGCAACGTCCGGGATATGGGTGACGGAGCGG gctACCACCCTCCCAGTAACCTGTCGCCATATGCGTACTATCTTGACAGCCGGATTCGCGCATTCCGCGATCTCCGCCACGACCTCGTCTATCTCCAGACGGAGAGCAATCGCCGGAGCACTGGTCTCGGCGCGAACT CAAAGGCAAGGCGGCTTCGCCACCTGCCCGTCGACCAGGGTctgctgcgcgaggtcAAGCAGGTGCAACGCATCCTGGACGCATTAATCCGGTGCACA TTCTatgacgacgacctgcgcgacgagAACACGGTCCTGGCCTTCCGCATGCTCATCAAAGACCTGCTCGTGCTGTTTCAGGCAGGCAACGAGGGTGTTTGCAACATCCTCGAGCACTACTTTGAAATGTCCAAGGTCGACGCGACTGACTCGTTTGACATCTACAAGTCGTTTATCAAGCAGACGGACAAGATTGTCGAGTACCTCGCGGTTGCAAGGCGTCTGAACAACATTGTAAACGTGCCCGTACCCAACCTCAAGCACGCACCAACATCCCTGGTCAAGGCGCTAGACGAGTACCTGAACGACCCCAACTTTGAAGAAAACCGCCTTGAGTACAAGAAGAGCCTGGgagtcgtcgaggcgcgcccCGGAGACAAGTCGTCTGCGGGTGGCAAGAGGGGCGATAAGAAGGGCGACAAGAAGGCGGAGAGCAGCAAATCGGCACCGACGACTGCGCCTCCCGCGCCCGTCGCCAACGCGCAGGCCAAGATTCAGGACTTCCTCGAGTCGATTGAGAACGAGCAGGCCCACTCGCCCACGTCGCCCGTCGCGGGCAGCAGTTCAATAAACTCGGTCAAcatgggcggcatggggatggggatggggatgggccAGTTCGGCCAGATGCCCATGGGCCAGATGGGTCCGATGGGGTCGATGTCCACCATTGGATCCATGGGCGGTCAAATGCCTATGCAGATGCAGATGACAGGCATGGCCAACCCGTTCCGCCAGAGCACTATGTTCCCCCAGCAGACGGGCTTCATGGCACCGCAGATGACCGGCTTCCCCAATTCGCAAGGCTTTATGCAacagccgcagcagcagggcaGCTTCCTCCAGCCGCAGACCACGGGCTTCCTCCAGCCATCGCTCTCGGGCAGTGGGAACCCTATGTTCCAGGCACAGCGCCAGTCAACGTTCCCGCTCGCGTCCACCTCGCAGCCGTTCGGCCAGATGGCCGGCGATGGCAAGCAGTCGTCTCTGCTCGCGCAGCCAAACCAGAAcaaccccttcccctcgtctctccaaccccaacaGACCGGCTTCTTGCAACCGCAGACGACTGGCTCGAACCCGTTCCGCCATTCTACCATGCCGCAGGCTACGGGCATGGCGAGCAACGCGATgatgggcatgggcggcTCGGGCATGGTTGGCATGGGTGGAATGGGGGGTATGGGCATGAGCCACGCGGGCGGAATGGGTGGCATGGGCATGTCCGGCGCATTCTCTCAGCCCGCAACGCCGTTCGGTCAGCCCAACCTGACGGGTGACAATCGACCCAGCTCAACACCCAACGTGCTCAGCAGCGCTGTCCGAACGGATTCGCCCAAACCGCTCACGGCGCAGAAGACGGGTTCGAACAACCCCTTCGCCCCGCCAGGCGGTATTTCGCAGCCAGCCCCACCCATGCCCCACCAGCCGAACATGAACGAGATGGCGCACCAGCGTTTCCAGGCTCAGTttgcggcggcgggtggCCTCAACCCACAACAGCAGATGGCTCAGCAACAGGCACAgcctcagcagcagccGAACAACGACCCGTGGAACTTTGATCCTCTCTCTTCGTCCTCATCCGCAGCGGCAAagcccagctcggcgatggGCGACATTGCGAGCGCGTTCGCAATGGACAAGCAGCCGGGCCAGGACGACTTCTTCTCCCAGTTCAACTCGCTTTCTGTCATGGATTCGAACGCAAACGTAAACTCTGGGTCGGGCGGCTTCCTCCAGCCCCAACGTACTGGTGTCGGAGGCAGCGCGGTCAAGCCGTTCAAGCCGACGAGCAGCTTCGGTGCGCAACTTGAGCAAAGCCTTCCTCCTATCCCGGAACCCGGAGGCGTGACGTCGCCCGGCGCGAACGGCATTGGCAACCAGGCGACGGGGTTCCCGTTCAATTCTGGCGCGGGACCCAGCTCTCCTGGCACAGGCGGTGCGACTCTCAGCGCCCAGGCCACTGGCTTCCCCTTCTCCGCTGGTCTCAGTACGCTATCGACCGGCTTTCCCAGCGGGCTCGGCGCTCAGTCGCCCGGCTCAGCGCAGTCCCCCACCGCTGGTGTCCCCGCCCAGTCAACCGGCTTCCCCTTCGGCGGACTCCACGCGCAGCCCACCGGCTTCCAGCCAACCAGCTCGTTTGGGCAGCAGCTGGCAGCGCAGCACACTCAGAACCCTGGCCCGCAGCTGCAGCGTCAGAACACGGGCAGCAACCCGTTCCGCGGGGTGGGCGGACCCGGCGTTCCGGGCTCGGGACCGTTCGGCGCAGGCTCGCCGTTCGCGGGTCAGAACATGTTTGGCGccggccagcagcagcagcagcaacaggcGAGCCTGTTTTAA
- the ARP3 gene encoding uncharacterized protein (Actin) — translation MSRLLPLVIDNGTGYTKMGFAGNSEPSFVFPTVIATKDSTSTSGSGTGRRPAPPVAAKPGHLASKRGIEDLDFFIGDEAVANSKTYSLHYPIQHGTINNWDQMERYWEQSIFKYLRAEPEDHYVLLTEPPLNPPENRENTAEIMFESFNVAGLYIAVQAVLALAASWSSSKVTERTLTGVVIDSGDGVTHTIPVAEGYVIGSSIKHVPIAGSDITKFVQQLLRDRGESAQIPPEDQFRVAEKIKEDYTYVCQDIVKEFRKYDADPYKYFSRYSGEHSVTGRKYDVDVGYERFLAPEIFFNPEIYSSDFLTPLPEVVDTVIQTSPIDVRRGLYKNIVLSGGSTMYKDFGRRLQKDLKTIVDSRISLSEDRSGNLMRSSGVEVNVISHKRQRYAVWYGGSLMASLPEFYNVSHSRADYEEYGPSLVRRFSVFGSAT, via the exons ATGtcccgcctcctcccactcgtcaTTGACAATGGCACGGGCTACACAAAGATGGG cttcGCAGGCAACTCGGAGCCCTCCTTTGTGTTCCCCACCGTGATTGCGACTAAGGACTCGACATCGACATCCGGTAGCGGGACGGGGCGCCGTCCCGCCCCGCCGGTCGCGGCTAAGCCTGGCCACCTCGCGAGCAAGCGCGGTATTGAGGACCTCGACTTTTTCattggcgacgaggcggtggcCAACTCGAA GACATACTCGCTCCACTATCCGATCCAACACGGCACGATCAACAACTGGGACCAGATGGAGCGTTACTGGGAGCAGAGCATCTTCAAGTacctccgcgccgagcccgaggacCACTACGTGCTGCTCACCGAGCCACCGCTCAACCCGCCCGAGAACCGCGAGAACACTGCCGAGATCATGTTCGAGTCGTTCAACGTCGCAGGCCTCTACATTGCTGTTCAGGCTGTActggcgctcgcggcgtcGTGGTCGAGCTCCAAGGTCACAGAGCGCACGCTGACTGGTGTGGTCATTGACTCGGGAGACGGCGTGACAC acaCCATtcccgtcgccgagggctACGTCATCGGCTCATCGATCAAGCACGTCCCTATTGCTGGCAGCGACATTACCAAGTTTGTGCAGCAGCTTCTTCGTGACCGCGGCGAGTCGGCGCAGATTCCTCCAGAGGACCAGTTCCGTGTCGCCGAGaagatcaaggaggacTACACCTATGTGTGCCAGGACATTGTGAAGGAGTTTAGAAAGTACGACGCCGACCCGTACAAGTACTTTTCGCGGTACTCGGGCGAGCACTCTGTGACTGGAAGG AAAtacgacgtcgacgtcggctACGAGCGCTTCCTCGCCCCCGAGATCTTCTTCAACCCCGAAATCTACTCGTCCGACTTTCTCACCCCCCTCCCAGAGGTGGTCGACACTGTCATCCAGACGTCGCCCATCGACGTCCGCCGCGGCCTGTACAAGAATATTGTCCTCTCGGGTGGCTCGACAATGTACAAGGACTTTGGCCGGCGTCTGCAGAAGGACCTCAAGACGATTGTTGACAGCCGCATCTCGCTCTCCGAGGACCGTTCTGGTAACCTCATGCGCTCCTCGGGTGTCGAGGTCAACGTCATCAGCCACAAGCGCCAGCGCTACGCCGTGTGGTACGGCGGCAGTCTCATGGCGTCGCTGCCCGAGTTTTACAATGTGTCGCACTCGCGCGCCGACTACGAGGAGTATGGCCCGAGCCTCGTCCGCCGGTTCTCGGTGTTTGGCAGTGCGACCTAA